In the genome of bacterium SCSIO 12827, the window GGCGCGGGAACGGGGTGGCTCCTTGTTGGTTTCGACCAGCCGGCGGGTCGAGGAATCCGAAGACCCGGGCACCATGCCGGCTCTGCTGGCCGCTTTTGCAGACGTGCCGCACCATCTGTATCGCTGGGGCGATCCGGCGGGGAACCCTTACATGGGCTATCTCGCCCATGCCGACGCCGTGGTGGTGACGGGGGATTCCGTTTCCATGTCGACCGAGGCTTGCGCCCGCCCGGGGCCGGTCTATCTCTACGCGCCGCCGCCCTTGATCACGCCCAAGCACAAGCGGTTCCATGACTACCTGTTCGGCGAAGGTTATGCCCGGCCGCTGACGGCGGAAACGGTTTGGGACGATTGGACCCACGCGCCCCTCAACCCGGCGGAAGACATCGCTCGCGCTATCCGGGAGCGCCTGAACATCGCCGCCTGATCTCTGCGTTGCGTCGGCGGGTCGTTGCGCTACGATGCGGCCGGGGGCGATCACCAGGGGACGGAAACAGACATATGGCCAACGAGCTTCTTTTCGGGATTCAAACCAACGGCATCAAGCACACCCATGCGGACCCCATGCCGGATGTGGATACGCGCTTCCGCATGGTGCGCGATGCGGGTGTGTTCGATTACATCGACAAGACCCCGGACCCGGATCAGATCGACGATTTCGAGCGCGCGCGGGACAAATACGGCCTGCCGGTGCGGGCGGGCGGTTGGTTCTATGTCCTGGGCCAGGACGAGGCGCTGCTGGAAAAGAACCTGGAGACGGGCCGCCGGCTGGGCTCACTCGTCCATAACACCCAGATCAAACTTCACCATGCGAAGGGCCATGTGGTCACGGACGAGGAAGTCCTGAACGCCTACTTATGGGCGGCGGAGTTGGGCGAAAAGTACGGCGTCACGCCCTGCTTCGAGGTCCATGTGAATATGTGGTCGGAAGACTTCGCGCGGGTCGCCCGTGTCGGTCGCATGGTCGAGGCACGGGGGATGGAGTTCAACATCACTCTCGACCACAGCCACGTCATCTTCAAGATCGACAACCCCAAGGAACAGAAGATTTTCGACACGGCAGGGCAGATTGCGGCGGGGGAGGTGATCCTTGATCCCTACACGCCCGGAAATGTGGTGCAGCAGTGGATCGAGGCTGGCTGGGTCCGCCATTGCCATGCCCGGGCTGCGATCCCCAACAACCCGGTCAACGAAACAGGCCGCCATCCCGACGGCAGCGTCGGCAGGGGGATCCAGTATCCCTTCGTGCAGCCGGGGCCGGGCGAGTATCACGCTGACTGGGACGGGGCGTTGCTGGAGCCGTGGAAGGAATGCATCCGCATGCTGATGCGTCACCACGCGGCGGACCCCACGGGCAAGCTGGGCCAGATTTCGACCGAATTCATTCCCGGCACGGATTACGGCGAGGGATGTAGATATTCCCTTTTCGACCAGGCAGTCGCCTGCGTCGAATGGATGCGTGACACCTGGGACGTGATCCGCCGCGAGGCGGCGGCATAAGACCGGGGATTATTCCGGCCAGGCTTTGACCTCGGTCTTCTGCTCGCCCAGACCTTCGATGCCGACGCGCATGACATCGCCGGCCTTCAGGAAGCGCGGCGGCTTCATGCCGAGCCCCACGCCCGGCGGCGTGCCCGTGGCGATGATGTCGCCCGGCATCAGGGTCATGTACTGGCTGACCACGGACACCAGATTGAAGACGTTGAACACCATGGTCTTGGTGCTGCCGTCCTGCATCATCTGGCCCGAGACCTCGCACCAGATGCGCAGGTTCTGCGGGTCCGGCACCTCGTCGGGGGTGACCAGCCAGGGACCGAAGGGGGCGAAGGTGTCGAAGCTTTTGCCCTTCACCCATTGGCCCGTGGTTTCCAGCTGGAATGCTCGTTCCGACACATCGTTCATGACGGCATAGCCGGCGATGTGGTTGAGGGCGTCCGCTTCCTCGACGTATTGGGCGCGCTTGCCGATGACGACGGCGAGTTCCGCTTCCCAATCGCCTTTTTCCGAGCCCTTGGGCAGCACGACAGGGTCGGTCGGGCCGCTGAGCGAGGTGATCGCCTTGGTGAAGATGATCGGCTCTTCCGGCAGGGCCATGCCGGCCTCCGCCGCATGGTTGGCATAGTTCAAGCCGATGGCGACGATCTTGCCGACGCCGGCGACCGGCGCACCCAAGCGCGGTGATCCACCGACGGCGGGAAATTCTTCCGGGTCCATGGCGTTCAGGCGGGCCAGACGGTCG includes:
- a CDS encoding fumarylacetoacetate hydrolase family protein, with protein sequence MKLLRYGPKGEERPGLLDAAGRIRDLSDRLPDITPETLVSDRLARLNAMDPEEFPAVGGSPRLGAPVAGVGKIVAIGLNYANHAAEAGMALPEEPIIFTKAITSLSGPTDPVVLPKGSEKGDWEAELAVVIGKRAQYVEEADALNHIAGYAVMNDVSERAFQLETTGQWVKGKSFDTFAPFGPWLVTPDEVPDPQNLRIWCEVSGQMMQDGSTKTMVFNVFNLVSVVSQYMTLMPGDIIATGTPPGVGLGMKPPRFLKAGDVMRVGIEGLGEQKTEVKAWPE